One part of the Nitrosophilus kaiyonis genome encodes these proteins:
- a CDS encoding YfhL family 4Fe-4S dicluster ferredoxin, which produces MSLMITDECIACDACREECPTEAIEEGDPIYVIDPDRCTECVGFYDEPACIAVCPVECIVPDPDNVETMAELKLKYEQIIKEEED; this is translated from the coding sequence ATGTCATTAATGATAACAGATGAATGCATAGCATGTGATGCTTGCAGAGAAGAGTGCCCTACTGAAGCTATTGAAGAGGGTGATCCAATTTATGTTATTGATCCAGATAGATGTACTGAATGTGTAGGATTTTATGATGAGCCAGCATGTATAGCAGTTTGTCCTGTTGAATGCATTGTACCAGATCCAGATAATGTTGAAACAATGGCTGAGCTTAAACTAAAATATGAACAAATTATAAAAGAAGAAGAGGATTAA
- a CDS encoding Ppx/GppA phosphatase family protein, producing the protein MAKRTAIIDIGSNSARMIIIERTSRFGFYLLEEVKSRVRIGEGAYENGGLLQPKPMERGYRALKEFLNIAKSYKVRKILCVATSALRDAPNKNIFLNRIKKELKLNIKVIDGEKEAFFGGIAALNLLPIKDGITIDIGGGSTELALIQNSKVLNTISLNLGTVRLKELFFDKGSNIKDAIEFIKKELEKIPDNFSQELAIGIGGTIRALSKSIMQKNQYPLDKLHAFEYELNKEIKYIEKIINSPTHKLKKFYIKKDRFDTIREGALIFAEILKYLNIKKIITSGVGVREGVFLYDLLRNSNYKFPYNFNPSVKSLLDRFCLNEKNSKCFYKNASKIYDAINFLFDKENRFKNHLLIAAKLSNIGIKIDFYEHHKHSSYIILNDLEYKVTHKDIVLISTLIRFHKKKLPANSYIKDFKKLLPSLDIVNWLSFILTLAEIINKDLSCPKFEIFYENKILYIKSENELYLAKEEIKNIKKPAPFAIKFIS; encoded by the coding sequence ATGGCCAAAAGAACCGCAATAATTGATATCGGTTCTAATTCTGCAAGAATGATAATTATTGAAAGAACAAGTAGATTTGGATTTTATCTTCTTGAAGAAGTAAAAAGTAGAGTTAGAATAGGCGAAGGAGCCTATGAAAATGGTGGCCTCCTTCAGCCAAAGCCTATGGAGAGAGGTTATAGGGCATTAAAAGAGTTTTTAAATATTGCAAAATCTTATAAAGTAAGAAAAATATTATGTGTAGCAACTTCAGCTTTAAGAGATGCTCCCAATAAAAATATTTTTTTAAATAGAATAAAAAAAGAGTTAAAACTAAATATAAAAGTTATTGATGGTGAAAAAGAGGCCTTTTTTGGTGGTATAGCAGCTTTAAATCTTCTTCCGATTAAAGATGGTATAACTATTGATATAGGTGGTGGCTCTACAGAACTAGCTCTTATTCAAAACTCAAAAGTCTTAAACACAATCTCTTTAAATCTTGGGACTGTTAGATTAAAAGAGCTTTTTTTTGATAAAGGTTCCAATATAAAAGATGCAATTGAATTTATCAAAAAAGAGCTTGAAAAAATTCCAGATAATTTTTCCCAAGAATTAGCTATAGGCATAGGTGGAACAATAAGAGCTTTATCGAAATCCATAATGCAAAAAAACCAATACCCTTTAGATAAACTTCACGCATTTGAATATGAATTAAATAAAGAGATAAAATATATTGAAAAAATCATTAATTCTCCTACACATAAACTTAAAAAGTTTTATATAAAAAAAGATAGATTTGATACTATCAGAGAAGGAGCACTGATATTTGCTGAAATATTGAAATATTTAAATATTAAAAAAATAATCACAAGTGGAGTTGGTGTAAGAGAAGGGGTTTTTTTATATGATCTTTTAAGAAATTCCAATTATAAATTTCCTTACAATTTTAATCCCAGTGTAAAAAGTCTCCTTGATAGATTTTGTCTAAATGAGAAAAATAGTAAATGTTTTTATAAAAATGCATCTAAAATTTATGATGCTATAAATTTTCTATTTGATAAAGAAAATAGATTTAAAAATCATCTTCTAATAGCAGCAAAGCTATCGAATATTGGTATAAAAATAGATTTTTATGAACACCATAAACATAGTTCATATATTATTCTAAATGATTTAGAATATAAAGTAACACATAAAGATATAGTTTTGATATCTACACTTATTAGATTTCATAAAAAAAAGCTACCGGCAAATTCTTATATTAAAGATTTTAAAAAACTTCTTCCATCTTTAGATATAGTTAATTGGCTTAGTTTTATACTTACATTAGCTGAAATAATAAATAAAGATCTAAGCTGCCCAAAATTTGAAATATTTTATGAAAATAAAATTTTATATATAAAAAGCGAGAATGAACTATATCTTGCAAAAGAAGAGATCAAAAATATTAAAAAACCCGCTCCATTTGCTATTAAATTTATTTCGTGA
- the bamA gene encoding outer membrane protein assembly factor BamA: protein MKKIFFTIFIATTIVLNAKNIKDIKFEGLIHISPSTAMEIMGIYPGSEIDIEKIDKAIKKFYEQGYFKDIWVTEEDGVLTFHFVEKPLISKVDIIGYLESKKEELPNIIGIKKGDIYDEEKIEEAKQKIIQKAKEEGYYDTIVEVDTTTLKNGSVEVDFVVNKGENIIIRKLDICGIHAFDKSDIEDVVANKERDFLGWMWGFDSGKVNMDQLEFDSARIKDLYMRKGYLDAKVSNPFLRVDFNTYNAKLLYHVEEGKPYVVEDVKIYLTEPVIDIKKLKEDLKLRKGKVFNIEKLRKDMQKIKEKIADLGYAFVRVAPNFKKNEKEHTAIVEYTVIPGKKVYIRDVIISGNQRTLDRVIRREVLLAPGDLYNLTDLKDSKNALKRTGFFEDVTIEERRVSENQIDLLVKVKEMPTGNIMLGGGYGSYEGVILNASISDKNIFGSGIDASFSIDYSSKSLRFNLGVFNPRIFDSDYSLGVNLYNTTYESYDYTQKRRGGSIGVGKQLMRYLRGSVSYQYEQSELSDVTFDSIYFPEGKFIKSSITPSLSWDNTDDYYVPRHGFVASTSLEYAGIGGDEEYIKSYTKFAYFYGLEDLIDYDLILRYKARLGYISDQGYLPVNEKFYMGGIRSVRGYSSGSLSPKDSEGRLIGGKETFSNSIEASIPLMESARMRLAFFLDYGMIGEDSFNEIKRSGAGAAIEWLSPMGPIQLIFATPLDDKPGDRTSNFEFSMGTKF, encoded by the coding sequence ATGAAAAAGATATTTTTTACTATTTTTATTGCTACAACTATTGTTTTAAATGCTAAAAATATCAAGGATATTAAATTTGAAGGTTTAATTCATATTTCTCCTTCTACTGCTATGGAGATTATGGGTATTTATCCAGGAAGTGAAATAGATATTGAAAAAATCGATAAAGCTATAAAAAAATTTTATGAACAGGGTTACTTTAAAGATATCTGGGTTACCGAAGAAGATGGTGTTTTAACCTTTCATTTTGTAGAAAAACCATTAATTTCTAAAGTTGATATTATTGGGTATTTAGAGAGTAAAAAAGAGGAACTCCCAAATATTATTGGAATAAAAAAGGGCGATATATATGATGAAGAAAAGATTGAAGAAGCAAAGCAAAAAATTATTCAAAAAGCAAAAGAGGAAGGATATTACGACACAATAGTTGAAGTGGATACAACGACTTTAAAAAATGGTAGTGTTGAAGTTGATTTTGTAGTAAATAAAGGTGAAAACATTATTATTAGAAAACTTGACATTTGTGGTATACATGCTTTTGATAAAAGTGATATTGAAGATGTTGTTGCAAATAAAGAGAGAGATTTTCTTGGTTGGATGTGGGGATTTGATAGTGGAAAAGTAAATATGGATCAGCTTGAATTTGATAGTGCTAGAATAAAAGATCTTTACATGAGAAAGGGTTATCTTGATGCTAAAGTTAGTAATCCTTTTTTAAGAGTAGATTTTAATACATATAATGCAAAACTTCTTTATCATGTAGAAGAGGGAAAACCATATGTTGTAGAAGATGTAAAAATATATCTTACAGAGCCAGTTATAGATATCAAAAAGTTAAAAGAGGATTTGAAGTTAAGAAAAGGAAAAGTTTTCAATATTGAGAAATTAAGAAAAGATATGCAAAAAATTAAAGAGAAAATTGCAGATTTAGGATATGCTTTTGTTAGAGTTGCTCCAAATTTCAAAAAAAATGAAAAAGAGCATACAGCAATTGTTGAATATACAGTTATTCCAGGTAAAAAAGTTTATATTAGAGATGTTATTATTTCTGGAAACCAAAGAACATTAGATAGAGTAATAAGAAGAGAAGTTTTATTAGCACCTGGAGATCTGTATAATTTAACAGACTTAAAAGATTCAAAAAATGCATTAAAAAGGACAGGTTTTTTTGAAGATGTAACAATTGAAGAGAGAAGAGTCAGTGAAAATCAGATAGATCTTTTAGTAAAAGTTAAAGAGATGCCTACAGGAAATATTATGTTAGGTGGAGGATATGGATCTTATGAAGGTGTTATCTTAAATGCGAGCATATCTGATAAAAATATTTTTGGTAGCGGAATAGATGCAAGTTTTTCTATTGATTATTCATCTAAATCACTAAGATTTAATCTTGGTGTATTTAATCCAAGAATTTTTGATAGCGATTATAGTTTGGGAGTCAATTTATATAATACAACTTATGAATCATATGATTATACTCAAAAAAGAAGAGGTGGCTCAATAGGTGTTGGAAAACAGCTTATGAGATATTTAAGAGGTTCAGTCTCATATCAATATGAACAGAGTGAACTTAGTGATGTTACATTTGATAGTATCTATTTTCCGGAAGGGAAATTTATAAAAAGTTCAATTACACCTTCTCTTTCTTGGGATAATACGGATGATTATTATGTTCCAAGACATGGATTTGTTGCATCTACCTCACTTGAATATGCAGGAATTGGAGGGGATGAAGAGTATATAAAAAGTTATACAAAATTTGCATATTTTTATGGTTTAGAAGATCTGATTGATTATGATTTGATATTAAGATATAAAGCAAGACTTGGATATATATCTGATCAAGGTTATCTTCCTGTAAATGAAAAATTTTATATGGGTGGAATTAGAAGTGTTAGGGGTTATTCGTCAGGTTCTTTATCTCCAAAAGATAGTGAAGGAAGATTGATTGGTGGTAAAGAGACATTTTCAAATAGTATAGAGGCAAGTATTCCTTTAATGGAATCAGCTCGTATGAGGCTTGCTTTTTTCCTTGATTATGGGATGATTGGAGAAGATAGTTTTAATGAAATAAAAAGAAGTGGAGCTGGAGCTGCAATAGAGTGGTTATCTCCTATGGGACCAATTCAGCTAATTTTTGCAACACCTCTTGATGATAAGCCTGGAGATAGAACCTCAAATTTTGAATTTAGTATGGGAACGAAGTTTTGA
- a CDS encoding prephenate dehydrogenase yields the protein MIVGIVGLGLMGGSLALDLKELRFIKKIVGYDRNPNHKKEALSLGLVDKIVEFEDIKKCDIIFLAIPVEGIIDALEKLKDVDPDTTIIDLGSTKEKIVNSCPKEIRKNFVAAHPMTGTEKFGPTAAFKGLYKDKIVVLCNVEDSGEKQKELAEDIFVKIGMQIVYMDASEHDKHAAFISHLPHAISYALANSVLKQEDPKSILILAAGGFKDMSRLAKSSPNMWSDIFKQNKKNLLVSIDVFKKELKYAQELIEKEEWEELKVWMQKATTLHKIL from the coding sequence ATGATTGTTGGAATAGTTGGTCTTGGTCTCATGGGTGGCTCATTAGCTCTAGATTTAAAAGAGCTTAGATTCATTAAAAAAATTGTAGGCTATGATAGAAATCCAAATCATAAAAAAGAGGCCCTAAGTTTAGGACTTGTTGATAAAATTGTAGAATTTGAAGATATTAAAAAATGTGATATTATCTTTTTAGCAATTCCTGTTGAAGGAATAATAGATGCTTTAGAAAAATTAAAAGATGTAGATCCAGATACAACAATCATTGATCTTGGCAGTACAAAAGAGAAAATTGTAAATAGCTGCCCAAAAGAGATAAGAAAAAATTTTGTGGCTGCCCATCCAATGACAGGAACAGAAAAATTTGGTCCAACTGCAGCCTTTAAAGGATTGTATAAAGATAAAATTGTAGTTTTATGCAATGTAGAAGATAGTGGTGAAAAACAAAAAGAGTTAGCAGAAGATATTTTTGTAAAAATTGGTATGCAAATTGTTTATATGGATGCATCCGAACATGATAAACATGCAGCTTTTATTAGTCACCTTCCTCATGCAATCAGCTATGCCTTGGCAAATAGTGTATTAAAACAGGAAGATCCAAAAAGTATATTGATTTTAGCAGCAGGTGGTTTTAAAGATATGAGTAGACTTGCAAAAAGTTCACCAAATATGTGGAGTGATATTTTTAAACAGAATAAAAAAAATCTGTTAGTATCTATTGATGTTTTCAAAAAAGAGTTAAAATATGCTCAAGAGCTAATTGAAAAAGAGGAGTGGGAAGAGTTAAAAGTCTGGATGCAAAAAGCAACAACTCTTCATAAGATTTTATAG
- a CDS encoding BatD family protein has translation MINLGRILFILIPIFLFANVDVKVDKKVLYLGDTLTISIIAEGKNIEFPDIDEIAGYEIISKATSQSVNIVGNRIKEVKKVSFVIEPNKNITIPSFKIKVDGKIEKTKPIKIVVKKGKRSYEDIKFILTSNKKEAFIGEPILVTLKLKIKKSLDILDYRFYPPKFSNFWVKRVGEDKTKYLYEDKNFLIKELKYIVFPQKSGKLTIEPAVIKIATPGKNQDIYGITMFNPVWRSVSTNSLEINVKPLEKDVDLIGNFKIKAFIDKNKTLSKEPVNLTIEIEGFGNIENFDEIPLKIEGVTIYKDKPKKIEKFKNGSLYSKFVQKFSIISEKDYTIPSIEIEYFDLNDKRIKKLKTKSFKINIMDEKKEAEKKEIFKETKNTNVVVKKGNELLYFIGGFLVAIILILLIALIYILVKRKTFKIELKSSEKELLNQLMPYISKNKEAEIFANELYSKIYVNRKIKIDKKRLKELLNELKKLRG, from the coding sequence TTGATAAACCTTGGTAGGATCCTTTTTATATTAATTCCAATTTTTCTATTTGCAAATGTTGATGTAAAAGTTGACAAAAAAGTTTTATATTTAGGAGATACATTAACTATTTCTATAATAGCTGAAGGAAAAAATATTGAGTTTCCTGATATTGATGAGATTGCTGGATATGAGATAATAAGCAAAGCAACTTCACAAAGTGTCAACATTGTAGGAAATAGAATAAAAGAGGTAAAAAAAGTCTCTTTTGTAATTGAACCTAATAAAAATATAACAATTCCATCTTTTAAAATCAAAGTTGATGGAAAAATAGAAAAAACTAAGCCTATAAAAATAGTTGTAAAAAAAGGAAAAAGAAGTTATGAGGATATAAAATTTATTTTAACTTCAAACAAAAAAGAGGCTTTCATTGGTGAGCCAATCTTAGTAACTTTGAAACTAAAAATTAAAAAAAGTCTTGATATTTTAGATTATAGATTTTACCCTCCAAAATTTTCAAATTTTTGGGTTAAAAGAGTTGGCGAAGACAAAACAAAATATCTATATGAAGATAAAAATTTTTTAATAAAAGAGTTAAAATATATAGTTTTTCCTCAAAAAAGTGGGAAATTAACTATTGAGCCTGCAGTTATAAAAATTGCAACTCCAGGCAAGAACCAAGATATATATGGAATAACAATGTTTAATCCTGTTTGGAGAAGTGTATCTACAAATAGTCTGGAGATAAATGTTAAACCTTTAGAAAAAGATGTTGATTTGATAGGGAATTTTAAAATTAAAGCTTTCATTGATAAAAATAAAACTTTATCAAAAGAGCCAGTAAATTTAACAATAGAGATTGAAGGATTTGGAAATATTGAAAATTTTGATGAGATTCCTTTAAAGATTGAAGGTGTAACAATATATAAGGATAAGCCAAAAAAGATAGAAAAATTTAAAAATGGATCTCTTTATTCAAAGTTTGTTCAAAAATTTTCTATTATTTCAGAAAAAGATTATACGATTCCCTCAATTGAGATAGAATATTTTGATCTAAATGATAAAAGAATAAAAAAATTAAAAACAAAAAGCTTTAAAATAAATATTATGGATGAAAAAAAAGAGGCAGAAAAAAAAGAGATTTTCAAAGAAACAAAAAATACAAATGTAGTTGTTAAAAAAGGAAATGAACTTTTATATTTTATAGGTGGCTTTTTAGTTGCAATAATATTAATATTATTAATAGCCCTTATCTATATTTTAGTAAAAAGAAAAACTTTCAAAATAGAGTTAAAAAGCAGTGAAAAAGAGCTTTTAAATCAGCTTATGCCATATATTTCAAAAAATAAAGAGGCTGAAATATTTGCAAATGAGCTTTATAGTAAAATCTATGTAAACAGAAAAATAAAAATTGATAAAAAGAGATTAAAAGAGCTTTTAAATGAATTGAAAAAGTTGAGGGGTTAA
- a CDS encoding VWA domain-containing protein, with protein sequence MKILNIEYIYLMLIPSLVLLYLISTNKSELERVFDSKILKRLKINRGLDKNTKIFLLFFALFLMIFAMSRPVIQKGVVEVETKKAPVVFALDISKSMLSKDFYPNRLEFAKLKIINLVNMLKNVQFGAVAFAKEAFIVSPLTNDKEAFLFLIKNLNTDFITMQGTNFLSAIEIANTLFENKKDKNLIIFTDGGDKKSFEKEIELAKKYNIKVSVLAVASKKGAPIPINGGYLKDKNQNIVITKLNENIYSLCKKSGGICVNATLSNEDIKKISSFLNHIKKEIKKEKVIDQVELAPYFMGLALFLLSLVFFSIPSKSDFKKIFVFAFLIISINAKAGLFDFKDIKKAKEYYNEKNYQKALKYFKKVAQEKKSAQSFYDLANAYYKTKQYKKAIEYYNKVQTPNKELERYKLHNLGNSYFMLKQYKKAIEFYEKALKIKEDPDTRYNLELAKKMLKKISKNSQNQNKKQKEKKSSNKGKESQNKTTKKEKKNEKPKNKKKSKKSSKEMKNLNQKIKEEPISKREEKKWLKEIRKKQKTLIYKIPTKHKGIEIDKPW encoded by the coding sequence ATGAAAATATTAAACATTGAATATATCTATTTAATGCTTATACCATCACTTGTTTTACTCTATTTGATTTCAACAAATAAAAGTGAACTTGAGAGAGTTTTTGATAGCAAAATTTTAAAAAGATTAAAGATAAATAGAGGTCTTGATAAAAATACAAAAATTTTTCTACTATTTTTTGCACTTTTTTTAATGATATTTGCAATGAGCAGACCTGTTATTCAAAAAGGAGTAGTAGAAGTTGAAACAAAAAAGGCTCCTGTTGTTTTTGCTCTTGATATATCAAAATCTATGTTATCTAAAGATTTTTATCCAAATAGACTTGAATTTGCAAAATTAAAAATTATAAATTTAGTAAATATGCTAAAAAATGTACAATTTGGAGCGGTTGCATTTGCTAAAGAGGCTTTTATAGTCTCACCTTTGACAAATGATAAAGAGGCGTTTTTATTTTTAATAAAAAATTTAAATACCGATTTTATCACAATGCAGGGAACAAATTTTCTATCAGCAATTGAGATTGCAAATACTCTTTTTGAAAATAAAAAGGATAAAAATTTAATAATATTTACTGATGGAGGAGATAAGAAAAGTTTTGAAAAAGAGATAGAACTTGCTAAAAAATATAATATTAAAGTGAGTGTTTTAGCAGTAGCTTCAAAAAAAGGAGCGCCAATTCCTATAAATGGTGGCTATTTAAAAGACAAAAATCAAAACATTGTCATAACAAAATTAAATGAAAATATTTATTCACTTTGTAAAAAAAGTGGTGGAATATGTGTAAATGCAACCTTGTCTAATGAAGATATAAAAAAAATCTCCTCTTTTTTAAATCATATAAAAAAGGAAATAAAAAAAGAAAAAGTAATAGATCAAGTTGAACTTGCTCCATATTTTATGGGTTTAGCTCTTTTTTTATTATCTCTTGTATTTTTCTCAATTCCTTCAAAAAGTGATTTTAAAAAAATTTTTGTTTTTGCATTTTTGATTATTTCAATTAATGCAAAAGCTGGACTTTTTGATTTTAAAGATATTAAAAAGGCAAAAGAGTATTACAATGAAAAAAATTATCAAAAAGCTCTAAAATATTTTAAAAAAGTAGCTCAAGAGAAGAAAAGTGCTCAAAGCTTTTATGATCTTGCCAATGCATACTATAAAACTAAGCAATATAAAAAAGCGATAGAGTATTACAATAAGGTGCAAACTCCAAATAAAGAGCTTGAAAGATATAAACTTCACAATCTTGGAAATTCATATTTTATGTTAAAACAGTATAAAAAAGCGATAGAGTTTTACGAAAAAGCTTTAAAAATCAAAGAAGATCCTGATACAAGATATAATTTAGAACTTGCTAAAAAAATGCTCAAAAAAATATCTAAAAATAGTCAAAATCAAAATAAAAAACAAAAAGAGAAAAAAAGCTCTAATAAAGGAAAAGAGAGTCAAAATAAAACAACTAAAAAAGAGAAAAAAAATGAAAAGCCAAAAAATAAAAAGAAAAGCAAAAAAAGCTCAAAAGAGATGAAAAATTTAAATCAAAAGATAAAAGAGGAGCCTATATCAAAAAGAGAAGAGAAAAAATGGCTTAAAGAGATAAGAAAAAAACAAAAAACCCTAATTTATAAAATACCAACAAAACATAAAGGAATAGAAATTGATAAACCTTGGTAG
- a CDS encoding vWA domain-containing protein, with product MNSFGFEYPYLLLLIPFFIICFLKCKAKESAIIFPHLNILKKAGSKKRFLLDFLKLTSVFLLVVALAMPIKIDKSVEIKNYGYDIALAIDASGSMKERGFDPSNPLMDKFNVVKTLIKDFIKKRENDNISLVVFGSFAYTASPLTFNKKVLKKIVDYLNIGIAGQKTAIFDAIAQGVSLLKKGDAKSKILILLTDGIDTASQIPLDVVLRMAKKYNIKIYTIGIGSKRDINMFLLNKIAKESGGKFYFAKNANDLKKVYEDINRLEKSKIRGKDFVKKEQLYPYVLFLSIMFLLFYIYLYGRRGV from the coding sequence ATGAATAGTTTTGGTTTTGAATATCCATATCTATTACTGTTAATTCCTTTTTTTATTATATGCTTTTTAAAATGTAAAGCAAAAGAGAGTGCAATAATTTTTCCTCATCTAAATATTTTAAAAAAAGCTGGTAGTAAAAAGAGATTTTTACTTGATTTTTTAAAATTGACTTCAGTATTTTTATTGGTTGTTGCATTAGCAATGCCTATAAAAATAGATAAAAGTGTTGAGATTAAAAATTATGGATATGATATTGCTTTGGCTATAGATGCAAGCGGGTCAATGAAAGAGAGGGGATTTGATCCAAGTAATCCGTTAATGGATAAATTCAATGTAGTAAAAACTCTTATAAAGGATTTTATTAAAAAAAGAGAAAATGACAATATATCTTTAGTTGTTTTTGGATCCTTTGCATATACAGCTTCTCCATTGACTTTTAATAAAAAGGTATTAAAAAAAATAGTTGATTATTTAAATATTGGTATTGCTGGGCAAAAAACAGCAATTTTTGATGCTATTGCTCAAGGAGTATCTCTTTTGAAAAAAGGGGATGCAAAATCAAAAATACTTATATTGCTAACTGATGGTATTGATACAGCGAGTCAGATACCTTTAGATGTGGTTTTAAGAATGGCAAAAAAATATAATATAAAAATATATACAATTGGAATTGGCTCAAAAAGAGATATAAATATGTTTTTATTAAATAAAATAGCAAAAGAGAGTGGTGGGAAATTTTATTTTGCAAAAAATGCAAATGATTTAAAAAAAGTTTATGAAGATATTAATAGATTGGAAAAATCAAAAATAAGAGGAAAAGATTTTGTAAAAAAAGAGCAGCTTTATCCTTATGTACTATTTTTATCTATAATGTTTTTACTTTTTTACATCTATTTATATGGAAGAAGAGGCGTATGA
- a CDS encoding DUF58 domain-containing protein yields MDKKIKKILIKTKRQVFSEISGNNPSIFKGEGFNFIELREYLPGDDVKKIDWLISAKLQKPYVKVYQEERELNIIVAFMLNGSMYFGSVEFKHIIAAAAGAIIGFSAIKNQDSFSYYIFADKLYKSIKSTKNINAIQEMIENIANFNPLGKSDNFKDLTKRLFKIKRKSLIFIISDFLEDFDFKLLSKKHEVIAIIIRDRLEEEPKEFGFVNLIDPQSGDSAVLDMDSYTKNEYKKEIKRKDHFMYEHFKKNRIRFTKIYTDEEPFIKLLKLFGRR; encoded by the coding sequence TTGGATAAAAAAATAAAAAAGATTTTAATAAAAACAAAAAGGCAAGTTTTTAGCGAAATATCCGGAAATAATCCTTCAATTTTTAAAGGAGAGGGATTTAATTTTATTGAGCTAAGAGAATACCTTCCTGGAGATGATGTAAAAAAGATTGATTGGCTAATAAGTGCAAAACTTCAAAAACCATATGTGAAAGTATATCAAGAAGAGAGAGAGCTAAATATTATAGTGGCTTTTATGCTAAATGGTAGTATGTATTTTGGATCAGTTGAGTTTAAACATATAATAGCAGCTGCTGCTGGTGCAATTATTGGTTTTTCTGCAATAAAAAATCAAGACTCATTTTCATATTATATTTTTGCCGATAAACTTTATAAAAGTATTAAATCAACAAAAAATATAAATGCTATTCAAGAGATGATAGAAAATATTGCAAATTTTAATCCACTTGGAAAAAGTGATAATTTTAAAGATTTGACAAAGAGACTATTTAAAATAAAAAGAAAATCTCTTATTTTTATAATAAGCGATTTTTTGGAAGATTTTGATTTTAAACTGTTATCAAAAAAACATGAAGTTATAGCAATTATTATAAGAGACAGATTGGAAGAGGAGCCAAAAGAGTTTGGATTTGTAAATTTGATAGATCCTCAAAGTGGTGATAGTGCAGTTTTAGATATGGATAGTTATACTAAAAATGAATATAAAAAAGAGATAAAAAGAAAAGACCATTTTATGTATGAGCATTTTAAAAAAAATAGGATTAGATTTACAAAAATTTATACTGATGAAGAGCCTTTTATAAAACTTTTAAAACTATTTGGCAGAAGATAA
- a CDS encoding AAA family ATPase, producing MRKIVENIKSEIKKIVVGQEKMIDGLLIGLLCDGHILLEGVPGLAKTTTVNALSKTLGLEFKRVQFTPDLLPSDIVGTEIYDPAKNEFKIKKGPVFTNLLLADEINRAPAKVQSALLEVMQERQVTIGDKTFFIDTPFLVMATQNPVESEGAYNLPEAQLDRFMLKLVVGYNTKEEELEIARRVANNAFGEIEKVASKEDLEELKKEVKEVHMDKEIEEYIVDIVFATRKPQNYEMEELKNFIDFGASPRATIDMYKASRALAYLRGKDYVSPLDIAYIAKDVLRHRIILSYEAEAEDITSDFIIEKILEKVPIP from the coding sequence ATGAGAAAAATAGTAGAAAATATTAAAAGTGAGATCAAAAAGATAGTTGTTGGTCAAGAGAAGATGATCGATGGGCTATTGATTGGTCTATTATGTGATGGACATATATTATTAGAGGGTGTGCCAGGTTTAGCTAAAACTACAACTGTAAATGCACTTTCAAAAACTTTGGGGCTTGAATTTAAAAGAGTGCAATTTACTCCAGATCTTCTTCCAAGTGATATAGTTGGAACTGAGATTTATGATCCTGCAAAGAATGAATTTAAAATAAAAAAGGGCCCTGTATTTACAAATCTTTTATTAGCTGATGAGATAAATAGAGCTCCAGCTAAAGTTCAATCAGCTTTACTTGAAGTTATGCAAGAGAGACAAGTAACTATTGGCGATAAGACGTTTTTTATCGATACTCCATTTTTGGTAATGGCAACTCAAAATCCAGTAGAGAGTGAAGGAGCTTACAATCTTCCAGAAGCTCAACTTGATAGATTTATGCTAAAACTTGTTGTTGGTTACAATACGAAAGAAGAGGAGTTAGAGATTGCAAGAAGAGTTGCAAATAACGCTTTTGGAGAAATAGAAAAAGTTGCTTCAAAAGAGGATTTAGAAGAGCTTAAAAAAGAGGTAAAAGAGGTTCATATGGATAAAGAGATAGAAGAGTATATTGTTGATATAGTTTTTGCAACAAGAAAACCTCAAAATTATGAAATGGAAGAACTAAAAAATTTTATAGATTTTGGAGCAAGTCCAAGAGCAACTATAGATATGTATAAAGCAAGCAGGGCTTTAGCATATTTAAGAGGAAAAGATTATGTCTCACCATTAGATATCGCATATATTGCAAAGGATGTATTAAGACATAGAATAATTTTAAGTTATGAAGCAGAAGCAGAAGATATAACTAGTGATTTTATAATTGAGAAAATTTTGGAAAAAGTACCTATACCGTAG